A single region of the Panthera tigris isolate Pti1 chromosome B1, P.tigris_Pti1_mat1.1, whole genome shotgun sequence genome encodes:
- the NUDT6 gene encoding nucleoside diphosphate-linked moiety X motif 6 isoform X2, with amino-acid sequence MWKFPGGLSEPGEDIGDTAVREVFEETGIKSEFRSLLSIRQQHTNPGAFGKSDMYIICRLKPYSFTINFCQHECLRCEWMDLHDLVKTENTTPITSRVARLLLYGYREGFDKIDFTVEELPAVYTGLFYKLYHKELPENYRTMIGMD; translated from the exons ATGTGGAAGTTCCCAGGAGGCCTGTCAGAGCCTGGAGAAGATATTG GAGACACAGCAGTTCGAGAAGTTTTTGAAGAGACTGGTATAAAATCAGAATTCAGGTCCCTTTTGAGCATTCGGCAACAGCACACCAATCCCGGAGCTTTTGGGAAGTCAGATATGTATATCATCTGTCGCTTAAAGCCATATTCATTCACCATAAATTTTTGCCAGCATGAATGCTTAAGGTGTGAGTGGATGGATCTCCATGACCTGGTCAAGACTGAAAACACAACTCCCATCACCAGCAGAGTTGCTAGGCTGCTTCTCTACGGGTACAGAGAAGGGTTTGACAAGATTGATTTCACCGTGGAAGAACTTCCAGCAGTTTACACAGGCTTGTTCTATAAACTGTATCATAAGGAACTGCCAGAGAATTATAGAACTATGATAGGAATGGATTAA